A genomic window from Flavobacterium lindanitolerans includes:
- a CDS encoding DUF1003 domain-containing protein: MKKFKSDISGKEFPENERVTAKVVRKSILDFIKVEHPDFENDKCMSVDELRSFRERYIAEMLLKETGDLSEMEQTVLRALNDNTILADKLDDEIQEFTLGQKIADKVASFGGSWTFILSFMAFLCLWIVGNVFILLNKGFDPYPFILLNLILSCIAALQAPIIMMSQNRQEEKDRERAKKDYMINLKSELEIRMLHEKIDHLLLHQEQSLVEIQKVQMDMMEDILKKIENKKHG, from the coding sequence ATGAAAAAATTTAAAAGCGATATTTCAGGAAAAGAATTTCCGGAAAATGAAAGAGTTACAGCAAAGGTTGTCCGAAAATCAATATTGGATTTTATCAAGGTAGAACATCCTGATTTTGAAAATGATAAATGCATGTCTGTTGATGAATTGCGTTCTTTCCGTGAAAGATATATAGCCGAAATGCTTCTGAAAGAAACAGGTGACCTTTCTGAAATGGAGCAGACCGTTTTAAGAGCATTGAATGACAATACGATTCTGGCGGATAAGCTGGACGATGAAATCCAGGAATTTACGCTAGGCCAGAAGATAGCCGATAAAGTAGCTTCTTTTGGCGGAAGCTGGACATTCATACTGTCGTTTATGGCTTTCCTTTGTTTATGGATTGTCGGAAATGTATTTATACTCCTCAATAAAGGTTTTGACCCTTATCCGTTTATTCTTTTAAACCTTATTCTGTCCTGTATTGCAGCTTTACAGGCGCCTATCATTATGATGAGCCAGAACAGACAGGAAGAAAAAGACCGCGAAAGGGCTAAAAAGGATTATATGATTAACCTGAAATCAGAATTGGAAATCAGAATGCTCCACGAAAAAATCGACCATCTTTTACTGCATCAGGAACAATCATTGGTTGAAATCCAGAAAGTACAGATGGATATGATGGAGGATATTTTGAAAAAGATTGAAAACAAAAAACACGGATAA
- the corA gene encoding magnesium/cobalt transporter CorA, with the protein MRRIRYKEVRKVQPNYFEYTGIHNTDTVEMQLFVYDDLGYEEYKKVSLDRVRKEIEDPLQAEDVKWLNVHGLHDVKLIQDIGELLNIQNFIIGDILNVSRRTKMDELDDVLFFSIKSILQEEESAVVRVEQISFLLKDNLLVSFQEKKSDFFTHIRERIKTHSGIVRKKKSDYLLYLLLDAVMENFFITIESYENGIEALLVEAKNSYKSVFLENIEKERENLNFLKRSIIPLRDALFNLKTHQKDDGFGSIEKSNYAFFERLYQKSLELLEQIDYDLKSLDSASNVFFSSQSQRMNQIMKTLTIFSVIFMPLTFIVGVYGMNFENMPELKMENGYFIVLGVMFLTVLGMVYYFKRKHWF; encoded by the coding sequence TTGAGAAGAATACGTTATAAGGAAGTCCGAAAAGTACAGCCCAATTATTTTGAATATACAGGCATCCATAATACAGATACGGTTGAAATGCAGCTGTTTGTATATGATGATTTGGGATATGAAGAATATAAAAAAGTTTCACTTGACCGCGTACGGAAAGAAATTGAAGACCCGTTGCAGGCCGAGGATGTCAAATGGCTTAATGTGCATGGTCTTCATGATGTAAAACTAATCCAGGACATAGGCGAACTTTTAAATATCCAGAATTTTATCATTGGCGATATACTGAATGTTTCGAGAAGGACAAAAATGGACGAGCTTGACGACGTTCTTTTTTTTAGTATCAAATCTATTCTGCAGGAAGAAGAATCGGCCGTTGTTAGGGTTGAACAGATTAGTTTTTTGCTGAAGGACAACCTACTGGTTTCTTTTCAGGAAAAAAAGAGCGACTTTTTTACGCACATTCGCGAACGAATCAAGACGCATAGCGGTATTGTCCGTAAGAAGAAAAGTGATTATCTGCTGTATCTTTTGCTGGATGCTGTCATGGAAAACTTTTTTATAACGATAGAGAGTTATGAAAACGGCATTGAAGCGTTGCTTGTGGAAGCCAAAAACAGTTACAAGTCTGTCTTTTTAGAAAACATAGAAAAGGAGCGTGAAAATCTGAACTTCCTGAAACGTTCTATCATCCCGTTGCGTGATGCCCTTTTTAATTTGAAAACCCACCAAAAAGATGATGGTTTCGGAAGCATTGAAAAATCCAATTATGCTTTTTTTGAACGCCTTTATCAAAAAAGCCTTGAGCTTTTGGAACAGATTGATTATGATTTGAAATCACTGGATAGTGCATCAAACGTATTCTTTTCCTCTCAAAGCCAGCGCATGAACCAGATCATGAAAACACTCACCATATTTTCTGTAATCTTTATGCCACTTACTTTTATAGTAGGGGTTTACGGAATGAACTTTGAAAATATGCCCGAGCTGAAAATGGAAAACGGCTATTTTATAGTTTTAGGTGTGATGTTCCTAACGGTGCTTGGCATGGTCTACTATTTCAAAAGAAAACACTGGTTCTAA
- the hutI gene encoding imidazolonepropionase, whose protein sequence is MKTLLINIQELLQVRPTPIDKVSGTDMATLPAIQNAFLLIENNLISDFGKMEDLPKIPEAQIIDATGKTVLPAWCDSHTHIVYAGNRVQEFVDRINGLSYEEIANRGGGILNSAKKLNETSEEEIYQQSKERLKEVMKQGSGAVEIKSGYGLTVEGELKMLRVIKKLKENYPVAIKATFLGAHAFPKEFKENHSGYIDVIVNEMLPKIAAENLADYIDAFLETGYFSVEETERIMEAGKKYGLPAKIHVNQFTAINGIEACVKHNALSVDHLEIVTDEDIEILKNSDTMPVALPSCSYFISIPYTPARKMMEAGLPLALATDFNPGTTPSGNMNFVVATACIKMKMTPEEAINAATINGAYAMGLSETHGSITKGKRANLIITKPITSFYQLPYAFGTNLIEQVIIEGKLV, encoded by the coding sequence ATGAAAACACTTCTGATTAACATACAAGAATTACTCCAGGTAAGGCCTACTCCTATTGACAAGGTTTCCGGAACGGATATGGCAACGCTACCTGCCATCCAAAATGCCTTTCTTCTTATTGAAAACAATCTGATTAGCGATTTTGGAAAAATGGAAGACCTTCCTAAGATTCCTGAAGCTCAAATTATTGATGCAACCGGAAAAACAGTACTTCCAGCCTGGTGCGACAGCCATACACATATTGTATATGCCGGAAATCGCGTACAGGAGTTTGTTGACCGTATCAACGGTTTGTCGTATGAAGAAATTGCCAATCGCGGTGGTGGTATTTTAAATTCGGCAAAAAAATTAAATGAAACTTCAGAAGAAGAAATCTACCAACAATCCAAAGAACGCCTGAAAGAAGTCATGAAACAGGGTTCCGGAGCTGTAGAGATAAAATCAGGCTACGGACTAACAGTCGAGGGCGAACTGAAAATGCTCCGCGTTATCAAAAAATTAAAAGAAAATTATCCGGTAGCCATAAAGGCTACTTTTTTGGGCGCCCATGCCTTTCCTAAGGAATTTAAAGAAAATCATTCCGGTTATATTGATGTTATCGTGAATGAAATGCTTCCAAAAATAGCCGCAGAAAATCTGGCCGATTATATCGATGCTTTTCTTGAAACGGGTTATTTTTCTGTTGAAGAAACAGAAAGAATCATGGAAGCCGGAAAGAAGTATGGTTTGCCTGCCAAAATCCATGTCAACCAATTTACAGCCATCAACGGGATTGAAGCCTGTGTAAAACACAATGCCCTTTCTGTTGACCATTTGGAAATCGTAACCGATGAAGATATTGAAATACTGAAAAATTCCGATACGATGCCAGTCGCATTGCCTTCCTGCTCCTATTTTATCAGTATTCCATATACGCCAGCCCGAAAAATGATGGAAGCCGGACTGCCATTAGCTTTGGCAACCGATTTTAATCCGGGAACCACACCGTCCGGCAATATGAACTTTGTAGTGGCAACAGCCTGTATTAAAATGAAAATGACACCGGAAGAAGCGATTAATGCCGCTACTATTAACGGAGCCTATGCTATGGGACTTTCAGAAACCCACGGTTCTATTACCAAAGGAAAACGTGCCAACCTGATTATTACCAAACCAATCACTTCTTTTTATCAATTGCCGTATGCTTTTGGTACCAATTTGATTGAGCAGGTGATTATTGAAGGGAAATTGGTTTGA
- the blaCHM gene encoding CHM family subclass B1 metallo-beta-lactamase — MIKNIFTAILFYFIAISCNSQKKDNFKAKEIYKSDNLTITQISENSFIHTSFKQTNDFGNVPCNGLIVRDNNETIVFDTPVNNTISEELIKWINETLHSKINAIIPTHFHDDCLGGLEAFHNHNIPSYAYIKTVELAKENNFTIPKNSFNDSVILKVGDKETITKFFGEGHTKDNVVGYFPSENILFGGCLLKELKASKGYLGDANISAWSNTVEKVKREYPDVKIIVPGHGKYGNHELLDYTIKLFKTQ; from the coding sequence ATGATTAAAAATATCTTTACTGCTATTTTATTCTATTTTATTGCCATAAGTTGTAATTCCCAGAAAAAAGACAATTTTAAAGCAAAAGAAATTTATAAATCTGATAATCTGACCATTACTCAAATATCAGAAAATTCTTTTATCCATACTTCATTTAAACAAACCAATGATTTTGGCAATGTTCCCTGTAATGGACTCATAGTAAGAGACAATAATGAAACTATTGTTTTTGATACGCCAGTCAATAACACTATTTCAGAAGAATTAATAAAATGGATAAATGAGACTCTTCATTCAAAAATTAATGCCATTATTCCAACTCACTTTCATGACGACTGTCTTGGAGGATTAGAAGCATTTCATAATCACAATATTCCTTCTTATGCCTATATTAAAACCGTTGAATTAGCCAAAGAAAATAATTTTACTATTCCTAAAAATAGCTTTAATGATTCCGTAATATTAAAAGTGGGAGATAAAGAAACCATTACAAAATTTTTCGGAGAAGGCCATACAAAAGACAATGTTGTTGGTTATTTCCCAAGTGAGAATATATTATTTGGAGGATGTTTATTAAAAGAACTAAAGGCAAGTAAGGGATATTTAGGAGACGCCAATATTTCCGCCTGGTCAAATACGGTTGAAAAAGTCAAAAGGGAATATCCTGATGTAAAAATTATCGTTCCGGGACACGGAAAATATGGAAACCATGAATTACTTGATTATACCATTAAGTTATTCAAAACTCAATAA
- a CDS encoding formimidoylglutamase — protein sequence MEKLIPFTVHDLARVTNFRSGEVKFGEKMQTIPKGADASEYLKNSDAKFVLFGIPEDIGVRANYGRPGAASAWESTIKSIANIQHNRFSKGNQILVLGHLDVAEEMKEVENLDFNIIEERKQLSKVVEKIDKEVSHIIFNIVKAGKIPVIIGGGHNNAYGNIKGTALAKGKAINAVNFDAHSDFRILEGRHSGNGFSYAYEEGFLKKYFVFGLHESYTSKSVLHEIKKLEDRVRINTYDEINIRKEKDFRLEMERAYSFIRNDFYGIEIDLDSIPGIPSSAMTLSGFSVEEVRQFIHFFSQDPNACYLHICEGAPDLGDSKNSHLVGKLIGYLVTDFMKAKSEIEK from the coding sequence ATGGAAAAGCTTATTCCCTTCACTGTGCACGATTTAGCAAGAGTAACTAATTTTCGAAGCGGTGAGGTTAAATTTGGCGAAAAAATGCAGACCATCCCAAAAGGGGCGGATGCTTCAGAATACCTAAAAAATTCCGATGCGAAATTTGTGTTGTTCGGAATTCCGGAAGACATTGGCGTACGGGCCAATTACGGACGACCGGGAGCTGCTTCTGCCTGGGAAAGTACTATAAAAAGCATTGCCAATATCCAGCACAACCGCTTTAGCAAAGGCAACCAGATTTTAGTCCTGGGCCATTTGGATGTGGCCGAAGAAATGAAAGAAGTAGAAAATCTGGATTTTAATATTATTGAAGAACGCAAACAGCTTTCCAAAGTAGTAGAAAAGATTGACAAGGAAGTTTCACATATTATTTTCAATATCGTTAAAGCCGGAAAAATTCCGGTTATTATAGGCGGCGGACATAACAATGCCTATGGAAATATCAAAGGAACTGCTCTTGCCAAAGGAAAAGCCATTAATGCAGTTAATTTTGACGCCCATTCCGATTTCAGAATATTGGAAGGAAGACACAGCGGCAACGGTTTTTCGTATGCGTATGAAGAAGGCTTTCTGAAAAAATATTTTGTTTTTGGGCTACACGAAAGCTATACCTCCAAAAGTGTGCTGCATGAAATAAAAAAACTGGAAGACAGGGTTCGAATCAATACCTATGATGAAATCAACATCCGCAAAGAAAAAGATTTCAGATTGGAAATGGAAAGAGCGTATTCGTTTATCCGAAATGACTTTTACGGTATCGAAATTGATTTGGATTCCATTCCCGGAATACCAAGCAGCGCGATGACATTGAGCGGCTTTTCTGTAGAAGAAGTACGCCAGTTTATCCATTTTTTCAGCCAGGACCCAAATGCGTGCTATCTCCATATTTGCGAAGGAGCTCCTGATTTGGGAGATTCCAAAAACAGCCATCTGGTTGGAAAATTAATAGGTTATCTTGTAACCGATTTTATGAAAGCCAAGAGCGAAATAGAAAAATAG
- a CDS encoding response regulator transcription factor, whose translation MNILLIEDDKRISDFVIKGLEENGFSVTLAVTGEIAREMVSENEWDIILMDIMLPGIDGIQLTKLIRFKKNHTPILVLSALDDADNKVAALDSGADDYLVKPFHFKELISRINALTRRTKFNYKEKEQVYFCHNLTVNLDEHSVFQNDQPIDLSPREYKLLLFLLENKNKVVSRTQILNAVWGIHYDNNTNVVDVYISYLRNKIDENQHKFIHTIKGTGYMLKE comes from the coding sequence ATGAATATACTTCTCATTGAAGACGACAAACGAATCAGCGATTTTGTAATCAAGGGACTGGAAGAAAACGGTTTTTCCGTTACCCTTGCCGTTACCGGAGAAATTGCACGTGAAATGGTGTCGGAAAACGAATGGGATATCATCCTGATGGATATTATGCTGCCCGGCATAGATGGGATACAACTTACGAAACTCATCCGATTCAAAAAAAACCATACCCCTATTCTGGTATTGAGTGCGCTGGATGATGCAGACAATAAAGTAGCTGCCTTAGATAGCGGTGCTGATGATTATCTGGTTAAGCCTTTTCATTTCAAAGAATTGATTTCGAGGATAAATGCGTTGACAAGAAGAACCAAATTCAATTATAAAGAAAAAGAACAGGTTTATTTTTGCCATAACCTGACGGTCAATCTTGACGAGCATTCCGTTTTTCAAAATGACCAGCCTATTGATTTGTCGCCAAGAGAATACAAACTGCTTTTGTTTTTATTGGAGAACAAGAACAAGGTCGTTTCCAGAACACAAATCCTAAATGCCGTTTGGGGCATCCATTATGACAATAATACGAATGTGGTAGACGTATATATTTCTTATCTTAGAAACAAAATTGACGAAAACCAGCATAAATTCATCCATACCATCAAAGGAACCGGCTACATGCTCAAAGAATAG
- a CDS encoding sensor histidine kinase, with amino-acid sequence MKIRNRLTLISSLTFGFVFIIASVLIYFAFYNSSEKVVFKELQKTCLLSAIYYLEKDELPHYEHSAIKEQFEENIQNDIVRVYDLNNVIVYGEKEADRNINPTNLNFIRKNKKLSFKSNNHFYYGIFYNDNQGDFVVFVKTKSEVFKSQTNRLLVIMIVVLFGGLFLIFLLSRLLSNIAYRPITNVINQVNSMELSSLDDPILSSNTNDEVQELIATFNNLLSRLSDTFAIQKNFINYVSHEFKTPLASISGNLEVFAQKDRTPEEYQKVTSEALENVYHIEEILNNLMMLSGLKTIHQENETFRIDETVWDINDQIFETHEKQEIGIDLDVKNEELLSVKGNEVQIRLALYNLIENAVKYSEGNPIKISLSEVNNQLQIIIEDYGKGILKEDLNYIQQTFYRGKNVGNIKGSGIGLSLATIIFKQNNIQFTIHSEENSGTRITLLFPKL; translated from the coding sequence ATGAAAATCCGAAACCGCTTAACGTTAATCTCATCCCTTACTTTTGGATTTGTTTTCATTATCGCGTCGGTTTTGATTTATTTTGCATTCTACAACAGTTCTGAAAAGGTTGTCTTTAAAGAATTGCAGAAAACCTGCCTGCTCTCTGCCATCTATTATCTTGAAAAAGATGAACTCCCGCACTATGAACACTCCGCTATTAAAGAACAATTTGAGGAGAATATCCAAAATGATATCGTTCGGGTTTACGACCTCAATAATGTTATTGTTTATGGTGAAAAGGAAGCCGACAGGAACATAAATCCTACGAATCTTAACTTTATCCGCAAAAACAAAAAACTTAGCTTTAAGTCCAACAACCACTTTTATTACGGAATCTTTTATAATGACAACCAGGGAGATTTTGTGGTATTTGTAAAAACAAAAAGCGAAGTATTTAAGTCGCAAACGAACCGATTGCTGGTTATTATGATTGTCGTTTTATTTGGTGGACTATTTTTGATTTTCCTCCTGAGCCGTTTACTTTCCAATATTGCCTATCGCCCAATTACAAATGTTATCAACCAGGTTAATTCGATGGAATTAAGCTCCTTAGACGATCCTATCTTATCTTCTAATACAAATGACGAAGTACAGGAACTGATAGCCACATTCAACAATCTTTTGAGCCGTCTTTCGGATACTTTTGCCATACAAAAGAATTTTATCAACTACGTTTCACACGAGTTTAAAACGCCTTTAGCTTCAATTTCCGGAAATCTGGAAGTTTTTGCCCAAAAGGACAGAACGCCGGAAGAATATCAAAAAGTAACTTCGGAGGCTTTGGAAAATGTCTACCATATCGAAGAAATACTAAACAATCTTATGATGCTTTCCGGACTGAAAACTATCCATCAGGAAAATGAAACTTTCCGTATTGATGAAACCGTTTGGGACATCAACGACCAGATTTTTGAAACACACGAAAAGCAGGAAATCGGTATTGATTTAGACGTAAAAAATGAGGAATTGCTATCCGTTAAAGGTAATGAAGTGCAAATCAGGCTGGCATTGTACAATCTGATAGAAAATGCCGTAAAATATTCAGAAGGAAATCCTATAAAAATTTCACTTTCAGAGGTAAACAATCAACTTCAAATTATAATAGAGGATTATGGGAAAGGTATTCTAAAAGAAGACCTGAACTACATACAGCAGACCTTTTATCGTGGCAAAAATGTAGGCAATATCAAAGGAAGCGGTATTGGACTTTCACTGGCAACTATTATTTTTAAGCAAAACAACATACAATTTACAATTCATTCAGAAGAAAACTCCGGAACCCGTATTACACTACTGTTTCCAAAACTCTAA
- a CDS encoding TolC family protein gives MKRIFFTAIFTSFCLSGKAQNTTARDTVSVSRAEAETIFLKNNLRLLSEKLNIDQAEAQVIQARLWPNPRLEVGEINLWSNAKSEQLPPIFGNWGKTSEVTVGLEQLIYTARKRKKQIEMEKVGVEIAQEYFQDFLRILKVEFRNNLTQLQYTQEKQNLYKKQLTSIQKLLTAYSNQAKQGNISKSEFIRLKASELEFVKQLSDLQKENNQLQKELKTLMNLPPQSYLKISIDKFVPDLDKVANINLAELASSALENRPDVKASVLEEKYNNRKYKYELSQRTPDVTLLASYDRGGNIMNDFVGVGFAIDLPFFSRNQGNIKSAKIEIQKSQYMKEEKNNQAQNEVIQAYEDLVVSKRLYENIEASYEKDLDLLLESHQKNFTLRNTSMLEYLDFVNAYLENKTIILDSKKELNEHFEELQFVIGKEL, from the coding sequence TTGAAACGCATTTTTTTTACCGCCATTTTTACAAGCTTTTGCCTATCCGGCAAAGCACAGAATACTACAGCAAGAGATACCGTATCGGTTTCCAGGGCTGAAGCCGAAACTATTTTTCTAAAAAACAACCTGAGACTGCTGTCTGAAAAGCTGAATATCGACCAGGCAGAAGCTCAGGTAATCCAGGCCAGATTGTGGCCAAATCCGCGTTTGGAAGTGGGTGAAATCAACTTGTGGTCAAATGCAAAATCAGAACAGCTTCCTCCCATTTTTGGAAATTGGGGAAAAACTTCTGAAGTAACTGTTGGTTTGGAACAACTCATCTATACGGCACGAAAAAGAAAGAAGCAGATTGAAATGGAAAAAGTAGGCGTAGAAATAGCACAGGAATATTTTCAGGACTTCCTGCGTATTCTAAAAGTCGAATTCCGAAACAACCTGACGCAGTTACAGTATACTCAGGAAAAACAGAACCTGTATAAAAAGCAACTGACTTCTATCCAAAAACTTCTTACTGCTTATTCCAATCAGGCGAAACAAGGGAATATCAGCAAAAGCGAATTCATCCGTCTGAAAGCCTCCGAACTCGAATTTGTAAAACAATTAAGCGATTTGCAAAAAGAAAACAACCAGCTCCAAAAAGAGCTTAAAACGCTGATGAACCTTCCTCCGCAAAGCTATCTTAAAATAAGCATAGACAAATTCGTCCCGGATTTGGATAAAGTAGCCAATATCAATCTTGCTGAACTGGCATCTTCTGCTTTGGAAAACCGTCCGGATGTAAAGGCATCGGTTCTTGAAGAGAAATACAATAACCGGAAATATAAATATGAATTGTCACAACGCACACCTGATGTCACTTTATTAGCCAGTTATGACAGAGGTGGAAACATCATGAATGACTTTGTGGGTGTGGGATTTGCCATAGACCTTCCCTTTTTCAGCAGAAACCAGGGAAACATCAAATCTGCCAAAATAGAAATCCAAAAAAGCCAGTATATGAAAGAAGAAAAAAACAATCAGGCACAGAATGAAGTCATTCAGGCTTATGAAGATTTGGTCGTATCCAAAAGATTATACGAAAATATCGAGGCCTCTTATGAAAAAGACTTAGATCTGCTTTTGGAAAGCCATCAGAAAAACTTCACCTTGAGAAACACCAGCATGTTGGAATATCTGGACTTTGTCAATGCTTATCTCGAAAACAAAACCATCATTCTGGATTCTAAAAAAGAACTGAATGAACATTTTGAGGAACTGCAGTTTGTAATAGGCAAAGAGCTTTAA
- a CDS encoding efflux RND transporter periplasmic adaptor subunit — protein MKYIYLMPLALLFSCNEKETVTEKNEKFCLNDDLKKKVTIEEIKREPVSETFTLTGNVTYNSDNVIQFTSLINGVVTNTYFSLGDYVKKGQVLAEIKSTELNGLQSENKSVESQLAVAQRQLASVKSMFEDGIASQKDLIQAESEVKVLKASLENIKSNLALYSASPEKSVFQIKAPSNGFIVAKNMSSGMQISSGSEPLFTISDLNEVWVMVNIYATDMQNIKENMEVKIKTLAYPDEVFSGKISALSQVFDAEEHVLKARIVMKNTDLKLKPGMSADIILNKSNAPAESLLAVPVKAVIFDDNQNFLVVYKDDCNLEIRQVDPVTKNREVVYFDKGIQENEKIISKNQLLIYESLK, from the coding sequence ATGAAATATATCTATTTAATGCCATTAGCGTTGCTTTTCAGTTGTAACGAAAAAGAAACTGTTACTGAAAAAAACGAAAAATTCTGTCTCAACGACGACCTTAAAAAGAAAGTCACCATTGAAGAAATAAAAAGAGAACCCGTTTCAGAAACTTTTACGCTGACCGGAAATGTTACTTACAATTCTGATAATGTGATACAGTTTACAAGCCTCATTAATGGCGTGGTAACCAACACTTATTTTTCTTTGGGCGATTATGTCAAAAAAGGACAGGTATTGGCCGAAATCAAAAGTACGGAACTTAACGGATTACAATCTGAAAATAAATCGGTTGAATCACAATTGGCTGTAGCACAGCGACAGCTTGCCTCCGTGAAATCAATGTTTGAAGACGGGATTGCATCCCAAAAAGACCTTATTCAGGCAGAAAGCGAAGTCAAAGTGCTCAAAGCTTCACTTGAAAATATAAAAAGTAACCTGGCATTGTATAGTGCTAGTCCTGAAAAATCTGTGTTCCAAATCAAGGCTCCGTCCAATGGTTTTATAGTTGCCAAAAACATGAGCTCAGGAATGCAGATTTCTTCAGGCAGCGAACCCCTGTTTACCATATCCGACCTGAATGAGGTTTGGGTTATGGTTAATATTTATGCAACGGACATGCAGAATATCAAAGAAAATATGGAGGTGAAAATCAAAACACTGGCTTATCCGGATGAAGTCTTTAGCGGAAAAATTTCGGCTTTATCGCAAGTATTCGATGCTGAAGAACATGTCTTAAAAGCACGAATCGTGATGAAAAATACTGACTTGAAGCTAAAACCGGGCATGTCTGCTGATATTATCCTGAACAAATCCAACGCTCCTGCTGAATCCTTACTTGCGGTACCGGTAAAAGCTGTGATTTTTGACGACAATCAAAATTTTCTGGTTGTCTACAAAGACGATTGCAATCTTGAAATCAGACAGGTAGACCCTGTAACTAAAAACAGGGAGGTCGTTTATTTCGACAAGGGAATCCAGGAAAATGAAAAAATTATTTCTAAAAATCAGCTGCTGATTTATGAAAGCCTAAAATAA